Proteins from a single region of Chitinophagales bacterium:
- a CDS encoding gliding motility-associated C-terminal domain-containing protein, which yields MLKGLKYLLLLYMGFFTTHVLAQSCPPNIDFESGTLLGWKCDTGRVLASGTPILWESGQVFGKHDVFRNEPVMGGEDYFGGFPTACPNGSGYSMRLGNSGTGAEADRITYNFRIPDNADVYSIVYWYAVVFQNPNHAPNEQPKFTVRVTDETDGTPLPCASFTYVVSPALPGFLPSLRGGSVLYKSWTPVTVNLNKRAGHTIQIEFTTEDCSRGGHFGYAYVDVDSDCDQPLRGAGYCIGDPSLTLDAPFGFERYAWYVNRNFSSPVSTSNRLVLNPPPSDGTQYSLVLKPFEGYGCEDTLHTVVRWGSVPRFDIVGNNAICLGDEVQMDAGFSSPDIRFKWSPSFGLSHPDSSKTRARPVGDTRYILSAIDKNSGCTVRDTFSVRTIFLDTVLRVSGDTIVCGTNPYTASLKASGPDIAWYRNGLRLPAPAVPDIYAPDTDGRYYAIIRDDICIKQTNTVFVRRRPKPAADYSILRGDQCFLHHEIKIAAKAAGIFPVKWQWTLGDGRTLTDSAVNFAYTTAGAYRPLLTITSVDGCKDTISRPIQIFAPPDPKFDIENACVSTQSIFTNRTITPPGDMVNYWWNLGNGVTLNQRNAIAVYDKPGVYTIALSALSDKCPEDTVVNIRRVNVQYAAPPKKQKINTALGYPAVLSTVNKGMAYKWTPLIDLSSDTAATPTYSGNADLVYLVRVTSPNGCFVVDTVQLITFNKADILVPAAFTPNRDGRNDRLKPITAGIRNLQYFRIWNRWGQLVYQSVTDLPGWDGTYQQLPAPAGAYVWEVRGVDTRGYSVLKKGTVVLIR from the coding sequence GGGGAGGATTATTTTGGTGGATTTCCTACTGCTTGTCCCAACGGCAGCGGTTACTCCATGCGCTTAGGCAATAGTGGTACTGGCGCTGAAGCAGACCGAATTACCTATAATTTTCGCATTCCAGATAATGCAGATGTCTACAGTATTGTTTATTGGTATGCAGTGGTCTTTCAAAATCCGAATCATGCACCCAATGAGCAACCTAAGTTCACTGTACGAGTAACGGATGAAACAGATGGCACACCGCTTCCCTGTGCTTCGTTTACGTATGTGGTTAGTCCGGCACTTCCCGGATTTCTGCCTTCACTCAGAGGTGGTTCTGTTTTGTACAAAAGCTGGACGCCAGTTACGGTGAACCTTAATAAGAGAGCTGGTCATACTATTCAAATTGAGTTTACAACGGAGGATTGCAGCAGGGGAGGTCATTTTGGTTATGCATATGTAGATGTTGATAGTGATTGTGATCAACCACTTCGTGGAGCTGGTTATTGTATTGGCGATCCTTCGCTTACATTGGATGCACCTTTTGGTTTTGAGCGATATGCATGGTATGTCAATAGGAATTTTAGTTCACCGGTAAGTACCAGTAATCGTTTGGTGCTGAACCCGCCACCTTCAGACGGCACACAATACTCCCTCGTGTTAAAACCATTCGAGGGCTATGGCTGTGAAGACACCCTCCACACCGTGGTCCGATGGGGTAGTGTGCCCAGATTTGATATAGTAGGGAATAATGCCATCTGCCTTGGTGATGAAGTACAGATGGATGCAGGCTTTAGCTCGCCAGATATACGATTTAAATGGTCGCCATCTTTCGGTTTGTCGCATCCTGACAGTAGTAAAACAAGGGCAAGACCTGTTGGTGATACTCGATATATTTTATCAGCAATCGATAAAAATTCCGGCTGCACTGTTAGGGATACTTTTTCAGTAAGGACAATTTTTCTCGATACAGTTTTGCGCGTAAGTGGAGACACAATCGTATGTGGTACCAATCCTTACACTGCATCATTAAAAGCCAGTGGTCCTGATATTGCTTGGTATAGGAATGGATTGCGATTGCCTGCTCCAGCAGTGCCAGATATATATGCGCCCGATACGGATGGCAGGTATTATGCCATCATCCGTGATGATATTTGTATAAAACAAACGAATACTGTATTCGTGAGAAGAAGGCCCAAGCCCGCAGCTGATTATTCCATTTTGCGAGGAGATCAGTGTTTTCTACATCATGAAATAAAAATAGCCGCAAAAGCTGCTGGTATCTTTCCAGTAAAATGGCAATGGACGCTTGGTGATGGAAGAACACTAACTGATAGTGCAGTGAATTTTGCGTACACTACAGCTGGTGCCTATCGTCCACTACTCACTATCACCAGTGTTGATGGTTGCAAAGACACAATTAGCAGACCAATACAAATCTTTGCGCCACCAGATCCAAAATTTGATATTGAAAACGCATGTGTATCCACACAATCCATTTTTACTAATCGAACAATCACACCTCCGGGCGATATGGTGAACTACTGGTGGAATCTTGGTAATGGGGTAACACTGAATCAACGAAACGCAATTGCTGTTTATGATAAACCTGGTGTATATACCATTGCCCTGAGTGCTTTGTCTGATAAATGCCCGGAAGACACAGTCGTCAACATCCGTAGAGTTAATGTGCAATATGCGGCACCGCCTAAAAAGCAAAAGATCAATACAGCACTGGGTTATCCAGCAGTGCTAAGTACAGTGAATAAAGGAATGGCATATAAGTGGACACCACTTATCGACTTAAGTAGTGATACAGCGGCTACACCTACTTATTCAGGTAATGCTGATCTGGTTTATCTGGTTAGGGTAACCAGTCCCAATGGTTGTTTTGTGGTAGATACCGTTCAATTGATCACTTTCAACAAAGCAGATATTCTAGTGCCTGCTGCTTTCACACCGAATAGAGATGGCAGGAACGATCGGTTGAAACCCATAACAGCTGGTATCAGAAACTTGCAGTATTTCCGAATATGGAATCGCTGGGGTCAGTTGGTGTATCAATCAGTAACTGATTTACCGGGCTGGGACGGTACATACCAACAATTACCTGCCCCGGCTGGTGCTTATGTTTGGGAGGTAAGAGGTGTTGATACGCGTGGTTACTCCGTGCTAAAAAAGGGAACAGTTGTCTTGATCCGATAG
- a CDS encoding ammonium transporter yields the protein MTRRLALLPFILLISVVVLSLIFPNVPGEVKTYAEINTADTAWMLSATGLVLIMTPGLAFFYGGMVNKKNVLSTMLQSYISMAVITVLWVVVGFSLAFGDSIGGIIGNPGTFFMMRGVIDGAPWKLAPTIPLLLFAFYQLKFAIITPALITGAFAERIKFTSYILFITLFAIFIYAPLAHATWHPDGFLAKWGVLDFAGGTVVHMSAGWAALASAIYLKGRNVPNHSPARITYVMLGTGLLWFGWFGFNAGSAFGANNLAATALATTTTASAAAAFTWIIFDAIRGRKPSAMGTCIGAVVGLVAITPAAGFISLPHSLTVGIVSSIVSNMMVEWRTRTSIDDTLDVFPCHGVGGISGMILTGVFAHKNINSVVVDNGLFFGETKLFLTHLGAMLLVSVFAFGGTFVLLKITDLISPLRVSEVEESEGLDWSQHGERL from the coding sequence ATGACCCGCAGACTGGCCCTTTTACCTTTTATCCTGCTGATTTCCGTAGTGGTGCTCAGCCTGATCTTTCCCAATGTTCCCGGGGAGGTAAAAACCTATGCGGAAATCAATACAGCTGATACCGCCTGGATGCTGAGTGCTACGGGATTGGTGCTGATCATGACTCCCGGACTGGCATTTTTCTATGGCGGTATGGTGAATAAAAAGAATGTACTCAGCACCATGTTGCAGAGCTATATCAGCATGGCCGTAATTACCGTGTTGTGGGTAGTGGTAGGTTTTAGCTTAGCTTTTGGTGATTCAATTGGCGGTATTATCGGAAACCCAGGCACATTTTTTATGATGCGGGGCGTGATTGATGGCGCTCCATGGAAATTGGCGCCAACCATCCCTTTGCTCTTATTTGCTTTTTATCAGCTCAAGTTTGCCATCATCACACCAGCCCTAATCACAGGCGCATTTGCAGAGCGTATTAAGTTCACTTCCTATATACTGTTCATTACACTTTTCGCGATTTTCATTTACGCCCCGCTGGCACATGCCACCTGGCATCCGGATGGCTTTCTTGCCAAATGGGGCGTATTGGATTTTGCGGGCGGCACTGTGGTGCATATGAGTGCTGGTTGGGCTGCATTAGCTAGTGCCATTTACTTGAAGGGTAGAAATGTACCCAATCATAGTCCGGCAAGAATCACCTATGTGATGCTGGGCACCGGCCTACTTTGGTTTGGTTGGTTTGGTTTCAATGCCGGCTCTGCATTTGGCGCCAATAATCTGGCAGCAACCGCTTTAGCCACTACCACAACAGCTTCCGCAGCTGCTGCATTCACCTGGATCATTTTCGATGCCATCAGAGGTAGAAAGCCTAGTGCCATGGGCACTTGCATCGGCGCTGTGGTTGGCTTGGTTGCCATCACACCTGCGGCGGGGTTCATCAGTTTACCACACTCTCTCACTGTTGGTATTGTGAGCAGCATCGTGAGCAATATGATGGTGGAATGGCGCACGCGCACATCAATTGATGATACACTGGATGTATTTCCTTGTCATGGTGTGGGTGGTATCAGTGGCATGATTCTGACCGGAGTCTTTGCACACAAGAACATCAATAGTGTCGTTGTTGACAATGGATTATTCTTTGGCGAAACGAAATTATTTCTCACGCATTTGGGGGCTATGCTCCTTGTTTCTGTCTTTGCATTTGGAGGAACATTTGTTTTACTCAAAATCACTGACCTGATTTCACCCTTACGGGTTTCTGAAGTGGAAGAATCGGAGGGGTTGGATTGGAGTCAGCACGGAGAACGCTTATAA